GTTGGTGTTTCTGCAGCTTGCCGGATAAAAAAAAGCTGCCTTTGTTTGGCAACAAATGCTGTTTCTGTAGATCAGTGGGCTTTTCAATTTAAACTTTGGTCAACTATCCGAGAAGAACAAATATGTCGATTCACATCTGATAGCAAAGAGAGATTCCGCGGTAATGCTGGAGTTGTTGTGACGACATATAATATGGTTGCTTTTGGTGGTAAACGGTCTGAAGAATCTGAAAAGATCATTGAAGAAATAAGAAACAGAGAATGGGGATTGCTCCTCATGGATGAGGTAGTCATGCAACTTTAAACTTATATACTCCCTGACTGAACGGCAATTGTTCCTTATGCATACTACATTGACATGATTAATAGGTGCATGTGGTTCCGGCTCATATGTTTCGTAAAGTCATTAGTATCACTAAATCTCATTGTAAACTTGGGCTCACAGGTATGCCGTATTGCATTGGTTTGTGGTTGCTTTGACCATGAACTTAACTTTTTCTACTAAAAGAGAGGTCATGACTGTTGAAATTGCAGCTACACTTGTCAGAGAGGACGAAAGGATTACAGATCTGAACTTCCTGATTGGTCCCAAGCTGTACGAGGCAAATTGGTTGGATCTAGTAAAAGGTGGATTCATTGCAAATGTACAGTGTGCTGAAGTATGGTGTCCAATGACAAGAGAATTTTTCGCTGAGTATTTGAAGAAAGAGAACTCCAAGAAGAGGCAGGCAAGGCCACTTGAACACTGTAGATCTTTGCAATAGTAAATTTATGGGTTATCATGAAATACAGGTTCTGCAGAAAATTCGATTATTTTTCACTAGACTGCATGTTCTACGAAAGtggttttgaattttgattatttgtgatctgaaaaatattttcatgacAAGTTTTACTCAAAATTTGTTCATAGTTTACATGCTTGAATTCACTCATCGTAATTGATGATCTTTACATCTACAGGCACTTTATGTGATGAATCCTAATAAGTTCCGAGCGTGCGAGTTTCTCATAAATTACCATGAAAGGGCACGTGGTGATAAAATTATAGTCTTTGCTGATAATCTGTTTGCTCTCACTGAGTATGCCATGAAACTCCGCAAACCAATGATATATGGTGCTACAAGGTGCTAAGGGCATATATTTACCTTTTTTTATTGGAAGCTGTAATTAGGGTTCTGCTGTTTTTGAgccttatttttttatatgccTTGTGTATAGCCATGTAGAGAGGACAAAAATTTTACAAGCATTCAAAACTAGCAAGGATGTAAATACCATATTTCTTTCCAAGGTATGAGttccttaattttattttgtggcTTATTTACTTTACTATTATTCAATGTCAAAAAACATACTGGTTTGGCATCTTGGTGTCCATGAATACGAACATTTGAATGGGTATATCTTCATGATTTTTGTTGGGTCACATAGCCTTTTTCAGTATGCACAGCTAGTATGTTATATCATTGTCTGCCATGGTGCTTCCCCAAGTTCCTGTTGATATTATCAACATTGTATGCTATTCCCTGTCAACATCTTAATAACGAATGGGATGGTTGATAATCTACTCCTCGTATGCTTTCTTATATTCTCAGGTGGGTGACAACTCAATCGATATTCCTGAAGCAAATGTGATAATTCAAATCTCTTCACATGCTGGTTCAAGGAGACAAGAAGCCCAGCGTCTGGGTCGTATTCTTAGGGCAAAGGTCAGTTTCCAAATGTTTCTacttgtatttttgtttttgagtTGCGTCTTTAAGTATGATATCTCACTGATGTCGGTTTACCTGCCCTACATATTGAATTTTAAAGTTCAAATGATGATTGATTGGTTGTGGAAACTGGGAAATTCTCTGCtgcattattttttaatgtctATGGGTAGTGCATTGTGCTTATGCGGTTGTCTGACAttcaaaataatgaattaaatgCCAGGGAAAGCTCCAGGATAGGATGGCTGGGGGTAAGGAGGAGTATAATGCCTTTTTTTATTCCCTTGTCTCAACTGATACCCAGGTATATACGTATTTTCTATGCCAAGTCATTCATTCATCGGGTTCTGCATTCATTGAAAAGTAAAACTTGAAATATTATACAGGGTATTTATGCTGTAATATGCTCTTTGGTGTGCTTGTGTTTGCAGGAGATGTATTATTCAACTAAGAGGCAACAATTTTTAATTGATCAGGGTTACAGCTTTAAGGTATTTTAGGTTCATTCCATGCTGCATTTCTAGTTATTTTTCCTTGAGACACCATTTGCTCtgctatatttaaattttttgatggGATAGATTATTTGCTGTCTTGGAATAAGTTAGAACGAGCTGAATCTCCTTGTGATaatttatctcttctttttttagTAATACAATTTCAACCAGTTGCTCCTTTGCTGTAATGTTCTTTGGCTACATAAATCTCGTGTCCTTGAGAAATATACTGTGATGCAAGTTGTGAAGTGTTAAAGCACTTGTGGATGATTCTAAGCTTTCTTGTGGTGTATGTTGTCCTTTCTATATAACCTTGGTTGTTTATTTATACACATGAAGTACTCCAGAAACACATTATTTTGAAACTGGCTCATATTACACTCAATCTCAGTTTAAATACATGGTCATCTCCCGTTCATCTCTTTCCGAATCTCTTATAATTGCCTTCAACTGAATCGTTTAGAAAACTTATTGCAACAGTAGTCCCAATGCCAATCTTGATAATTTGTAATTTATGTCAGCCTCCATAACTTTATTGTCATTATTTCAACCTTGACAGGTAATTACAAGCTTGCCTCCTTCTGATGAAGGACCTAGTTTGAACTATTATCATCTTGAGGATCAATTGGCGCTTCTTGGAAAGGTTTTTATCTTCATTCCCTTTTTACTTAGAATTAAGTTGTTGACTGGAAAATAACTAACGTGTATCTATTATCAGGTTTTGAGTGCTGGTGATGATGCAGTTGGATTAGAACAACTGGAGGAAGATGCAGATGAAATAGCTCTTAACAATGCTCGTCGTTCTCATGGATCCATGAGTGCAATGTCAGGTGCAAAAGGGATGCTTTATATGGAATACGGGTAAGTTACCCTTTGTTTGCCCGAAACAATATAGTATTCTGTGTGTAAATTTATCCGAAGCTGTAGAATGTCTTTTTAAGATCTTAAGAAACCTTGATCTGTTAACTATATACAAACATAGAGATCTTTGGTAAAGATTGCTTTCTTCCTCGTGCAGTACTGGGCGCAAAGGCCAAGGACAGATCAAGAGCAAGCCAAAAGATCCAGCGAAGAGACATTTCTTATTTAAAAGAAGATATGGCGCAACCTAAATGGTGCACCTGCTCTAGCCTCGATATATAAACAATATACCTTAGTAATCAAATACGCATGATTTTTAGCCTTACTTTACGTAACATTGATTGCCTTTTTCGAAGAAAATTATATGCACAGAAATCATTTGATGCTTCGAAGATGTGGCATAATGCATATATTCCACTGTTCACTTCATGGAGACGCGAACGAAGGTTAACAATAGAACCTTCGAAAAAGCAACTGTTTATAACCGCCCAGGTATTTTTACGGCTCCAAATTCTGGAGAGGCCaatcacttttcttctttattggTAATAGGCGTGTAAGGTTTTGGTCTGGTCATTCCAGTTGTATAGAACTTGAGGCCTATTTATTTTGGTTTAGATGTTTGCTTGAGATGAATTTCACCCATTCACTTTAGTGAGATTAGGAGTGAATAAAGTGAGTTAATTTAAGATGAAttggttaattttttaaaataaatataaaatatcaagcgttttagatttaaattttctattgtgtaattttaaagtttatttttaaaatctaaatgtGTTTGTCATTgatgttaatttattttgtaaattcaatttttttaaataatagaaGTTAATATTCAACTCAAATTtagattaatttattaaaatactttaaagtatcttaacttttttgtcaatttaaattcatttcataaaataaaaatttaattattatttttatttagagtgGGTGAATCTCTTAGGTTGCTAATTCATTGGTAACTAGGACAGACCAAGATTTTCATTATCAGTTGATGAGTGAATTTGTATTGTCCTATTATTTTACATGTGATGGGTCAAACCAAAACCGGTTGGACAAATCCCTTTTTCCATCCCTAATTGAGATACTCAGTGAAGGgcgaaaattaattttaatccatatattatgttttattaGATTTCCATTTCAATCTTTCTTTTGCGAGCAAATTGAGTAAAATTATCCCATATGATTTCAGAAGACTATGCTATCAAGAATCCACGTTGGCTTTCTGAACTATTATTGGCTTTCTGaactattatatatatgttggagatcctacgtcgactagagattagagtctttcataagtcggttttatgaggttgaattagacttaaagttcactttataataatatatattaaatattacaatatatattaaatattacgTATTAgatttttaacattaaaaaataaaatattcttttactGTTAGGTTATTTTATTAACTTAGTGTTTTTAATATTGATAGAAATTTATTGTTAGGTTATTGATAGAGTTTGGACTCAATAGAAACACTTAGTTACTAGCaaagattttaaaattcatCCTAAGTTGCACTGTTGTATTGATTGCAGTTATTAACGAAATTATCAATAACGAGTATATGTATATTCATAATTTATACGTATGTATGTAACATTTAGTACCTTTTTCCTCacttaaatatatacataatatatatatatatatatataaaattattatttatgttatcttGGAGAAGCAGAAGTGTAATAGAATAATGGCAATGTTCtagtataataatatatacCACGGTTACCAGTGGCACATGAAGAagatatgaaaaattaattatttagtttacttTTGGTCTTGCATTCAAATTGATGGAGTTGTAGTAGAAAAGTTGGTCTCACAGCCGCAGTTAAACATCACTAATTGGGTCACTGTCAGCTATTTGTTGAATCAATATAGATGGtggataaattattttattttttaaactagtGGTTAGAGATGTGTGCATAAAAAATACATGTTAAGAAAAATTaacctttatttatatatatatataattaatttaaatttgatacCTTGAGAAATACTTTTGttaaagaaatataattaagatCAATTAGGTCATTGtgtgaatataatttatttaattaataaataaaagatgttACTCCATATTTGAACTGTAAAATGTATGACAATTATATactatagaaaataattaaataagaattaatttagagatataaaataattattatattaattaaattagatattaataaaagattattgatatttaaagtaattttttatataaaaaaaattctaaaataatttttttaattttttaatttataaaataatatctaatttagttaatattaattattttttatttttaattagttactatttaatgattgttttagtaatttattattattttttaaattgtgtagcTATTTTGTTATTaagttataatattaataaccaATTTAATGTTAAATCAAGAAATATTTTGTCATCAAATTACAATATTCAGGGACTTTCTTGCATTTTGCCCATTAAGAGTTTTCACTCTTTTTAAGAATCAAATTGATACCATCTTACATACTCGTAGTTTTGTGAATGTGTAATTTTGGTCATAAAGAATTTAATTGCAGATTTAATTTTCCAACGTTTACAAAATTAAAGAGTTTTGATCcaataataatattcattaaactgataacaaaaaaaaatgatgtgGGTATGAAAGTGATAACAGTGTCAACTATTCATACATAAGAGGTTAATGTTTAAGGTTAAGATTCAcaacaaacttttaaaaaaatgttattctaACCTATATACTAATATGTtttgttaataattaaattatatattagtgatggataaaaaatatttaattttagtaaattaaaaattgatatatataaaaaataaaaaattgaacgTACTGAAATTCACAAGAACTAAAAGTGAATATTAagtgtaaaataatatttaatgagaGGGTAACGTAGGTTTTGAACGGAAAGTAGGTGTGAAGGAATCTTGAATTTGGGTGTGAAGAAGACctagggttagggttagggttagggAGATTTAGCATTTGACTACTTTTTTTTGGGGGACATTCTCTCTGCTTTAACCTTCGGCTTAATTATGCAAATTTGTTGTTGAATCTCATTCCATAACCAAAAAGCCACTCATTACAAACCAATTATgttcaagaagaagaaattaGTGATGCAAACTTTCTTTACCATTccttcaaacattttttttcccaATGGGAGATTTTCCAATTGGAGAGGAGTAAGCAAAGTTCAAATTTGTCACCACAGGCCTGTTCCCAATTCTATTAAAtacatagtaaaaaaaatatgtaataaaaaaatctaaaataatagtgttatatatcatttaaacaattttattttatttttaattttttaacaaatcaAACTCAGATTTATTGataagtttatttaaatttttctttggaCTTCCTTATACTCTTAACTAGAAAGATA
The sequence above is a segment of the Phaseolus vulgaris cultivar G19833 chromosome 2, P. vulgaris v2.0, whole genome shotgun sequence genome. Coding sequences within it:
- the LOC137812660 gene encoding general transcription and DNA repair factor IIH helicase/translocase subunit XPB1 isoform X1 — encoded protein: MGYGEKGGRPPFKKFKAFSKYQEDPRKGFAEDDDVYGSDDAYDDDEGKTKDFSKLELKQDHTNRPLWACGNGRIFLETFSPLYKQAYDFLIAIAEPVCRPESMHEYNLTPHSLYAAVSVGLETETVISVLNKLSKTKLPKEMIKFIHDSTANYGKVKLVLKKNRYFVESPFPEVLKTLLRDDAISRARIISENVNGDGFTISKAAGEIEGTHDELLNEAEVAAVAEEKETHSFEVDPSQVENVKQRCLPNALNYPMLEEYDFRNDTVNPDLDMELKPQAQPRPYQEKSLSKMFGNGRARSGIIVLPCGAGKSLVGVSAACRIKKSCLCLATNAVSVDQWAFQFKLWSTIREEQICRFTSDSKERFRGNAGVVVTTYNMVAFGGKRSEESEKIIEEIRNREWGLLLMDEVHVVPAHMFRKVISITKSHCKLGLTATLVREDERITDLNFLIGPKLYEANWLDLVKGGFIANVQCAEVWCPMTREFFAEYLKKENSKKRQALYVMNPNKFRACEFLINYHERARGDKIIVFADNLFALTEYAMKLRKPMIYGATSHVERTKILQAFKTSKDVNTIFLSKVGDNSIDIPEANVIIQISSHAGSRRQEAQRLGRILRAKGKLQDRMAGGKEEYNAFFYSLVSTDTQEMYYSTKRQQFLIDQGYSFKVITSLPPSDEGPSLNYYHLEDQLALLGKVLSAGDDAVGLEQLEEDADEIALNNARRSHGSMSAMSGAKGMLYMEYGTGRKGQGQIKSKPKDPAKRHFLFKRRYGAT
- the LOC137812660 gene encoding general transcription and DNA repair factor IIH helicase/translocase subunit XPB1 isoform X2, with translation MGYGEKGGRPPFKKFKAFSKYEDPRKGFAEDDDVYGSDDAYDDDEGKTKDFSKLELKQDHTNRPLWACGNGRIFLETFSPLYKQAYDFLIAIAEPVCRPESMHEYNLTPHSLYAAVSVGLETETVISVLNKLSKTKLPKEMIKFIHDSTANYGKVKLVLKKNRYFVESPFPEVLKTLLRDDAISRARIISENVNGDGFTISKAAGEIEGTHDELLNEAEVAAVAEEKETHSFEVDPSQVENVKQRCLPNALNYPMLEEYDFRNDTVNPDLDMELKPQAQPRPYQEKSLSKMFGNGRARSGIIVLPCGAGKSLVGVSAACRIKKSCLCLATNAVSVDQWAFQFKLWSTIREEQICRFTSDSKERFRGNAGVVVTTYNMVAFGGKRSEESEKIIEEIRNREWGLLLMDEVHVVPAHMFRKVISITKSHCKLGLTATLVREDERITDLNFLIGPKLYEANWLDLVKGGFIANVQCAEVWCPMTREFFAEYLKKENSKKRQALYVMNPNKFRACEFLINYHERARGDKIIVFADNLFALTEYAMKLRKPMIYGATSHVERTKILQAFKTSKDVNTIFLSKVGDNSIDIPEANVIIQISSHAGSRRQEAQRLGRILRAKGKLQDRMAGGKEEYNAFFYSLVSTDTQEMYYSTKRQQFLIDQGYSFKVITSLPPSDEGPSLNYYHLEDQLALLGKVLSAGDDAVGLEQLEEDADEIALNNARRSHGSMSAMSGAKGMLYMEYGTGRKGQGQIKSKPKDPAKRHFLFKRRYGAT